One genomic segment of Protaetiibacter intestinalis includes these proteins:
- a CDS encoding NAD(P)/FAD-dependent oxidoreductase, with protein MNEYRELSYWHDSVAAAGDPLEKRPGLDGDAEADVAIVGGGLTGLWTAWYLLEREPGARILVLEKEIAGFGASGRNGGWCSALFPRGTASLAKTHGRDAALAMRRAMIDTVGEVGRAAAEAGIDCDYVRGGTLVYARSEVQERAARAEVDEAAGYGVDPLEWWDADRAHAAGARGGVFDPNCARLHPGKLVRGLARALEARGVRIAEGTTVTRVDPGRVETYRGVVTADRVVIALEGYGATLAQTHRRILPLYSLMIATEPLPAALWDELGIPHGRTFSDYRNLIIYGQRTADDRFAFGGRGARYHWGSAIRGGYDRVERVFEHLRRTLGELFPAIGDAEVTHRWGGPLGVPRDWHAAVRYDPATRIAWAGGYVGDGLSTTNLAGRTLAELLTGADRELSRLPWVGHRSPDWEPEPLRFLGANAGLLGMTAADVEERVTGRASLAARVLGPLTGH; from the coding sequence ATGAACGAGTACCGGGAGCTGTCCTACTGGCACGACTCGGTCGCCGCGGCGGGCGACCCGCTCGAGAAGCGTCCGGGACTCGACGGGGACGCGGAGGCCGACGTCGCGATCGTCGGCGGCGGCCTGACGGGTCTGTGGACGGCCTGGTACCTGCTCGAGCGGGAGCCGGGCGCCCGCATCCTCGTGCTCGAGAAGGAGATCGCGGGCTTCGGCGCCTCCGGTCGCAACGGCGGATGGTGCTCGGCGCTGTTCCCGCGCGGGACGGCGTCCCTCGCGAAGACGCACGGGCGCGATGCCGCCCTCGCGATGCGCCGGGCGATGATCGACACGGTCGGCGAGGTCGGTCGGGCCGCGGCGGAGGCGGGCATCGACTGCGACTACGTGCGGGGCGGCACGCTCGTCTACGCGCGCTCCGAGGTGCAGGAGCGCGCCGCCCGCGCGGAGGTCGACGAGGCGGCCGGGTACGGGGTCGACCCGCTCGAGTGGTGGGATGCCGATCGGGCGCACGCCGCGGGCGCCCGGGGCGGCGTCTTCGACCCGAACTGCGCGCGGCTGCATCCGGGCAAGCTCGTGCGCGGGCTCGCCCGGGCGCTCGAGGCGCGCGGGGTGCGGATCGCCGAGGGCACGACCGTCACGCGCGTGGATCCCGGACGGGTCGAGACCTACCGCGGCGTGGTGACCGCCGACCGCGTCGTCATCGCGCTCGAGGGCTACGGCGCGACGCTCGCGCAGACCCACCGGCGCATCCTGCCGCTCTACTCGCTCATGATCGCCACCGAGCCGCTGCCTGCCGCCCTCTGGGACGAGCTCGGCATCCCCCACGGGCGCACCTTCAGCGACTACCGCAACCTCATCATCTACGGGCAGCGCACGGCCGACGACCGCTTCGCCTTCGGCGGTCGCGGGGCCCGCTACCACTGGGGCAGCGCCATCCGCGGCGGGTACGACCGGGTCGAGCGGGTGTTCGAGCACCTGCGGCGCACGCTCGGCGAGCTGTTCCCGGCGATCGGGGATGCGGAGGTCACCCACCGCTGGGGCGGGCCGCTCGGCGTGCCGCGCGACTGGCACGCCGCGGTGCGCTACGACCCGGCGACGCGCATCGCGTGGGCGGGCGGCTACGTCGGCGACGGCCTGTCGACCACGAACCTCGCCGGCCGCACGCTCGCCGAGCTGCTCACCGGCGCCGACCGCGAGTTGAGCCGGCTGCCCTGGGTCGGCCACCGCTCCCCCGACTGGGAGCCCGAGCCGCTGCGCTTCCTCGGCGCGAACGCCGGGCTCCTCGGGATGACGGCCGCCGACGTGGAGGAGCGTGTCACCGGGCGCGCCTCCCTCGCCGCCCGCGTGCTCGGCCCCCTCACCGGTCACTGA
- a CDS encoding NAD-dependent succinate-semialdehyde dehydrogenase, producing the protein MSLAAAEAAAVAAVPTTLLIDGWREAEGGATFAVDDPSTGETIAHVADGSVADAELALATAADAQNRWGRTPPRERADILRRCYELMLERSDELALVMTLEMGKPLAESHAEVAYAADYLRWFSEEAVRINGRWSVAPDGASRIWTMRKPVGPALLVTPWNFPLAMGTRKLGPALAAGCTAIVKPAKQTPLSMLALGALLLEAGLPADVVSIVTTRDSRSVVARLMGDARLRKLSFTGSTEVGRELVRQSAERMLRLSLELGGNGPFIVFDDADLDVAVEAAMRAKLRNNGEACTAANRIFVQEGVRAQFVDRLVEAFAGVRIGRGTEPGVGIGPLIDTAAVAKVEELVGAATSAGAVVRFRGEIPRGAGSYYPHTVVDAVPHDSRLVTEEIFGPVAPVVGFSDEDEVLSWANSSEYGLASYVFTRDLDRAVRVAERLETGMIGLNRGVLSNVAAPFGGWKSSGYGREGGSEGIEEYLETSYIALDAGRLG; encoded by the coding sequence GTGAGCCTCGCTGCCGCGGAGGCGGCGGCGGTCGCCGCCGTGCCGACGACCCTGCTCATCGACGGATGGCGCGAGGCGGAGGGCGGCGCGACCTTCGCGGTCGACGACCCGTCGACGGGCGAGACGATCGCGCACGTCGCCGACGGCTCGGTCGCGGATGCCGAGCTCGCCCTCGCGACGGCCGCCGACGCCCAGAACCGCTGGGGCCGTACCCCACCGCGCGAGCGTGCCGACATCCTCCGCCGCTGCTACGAGCTCATGCTCGAGCGCAGCGACGAGCTCGCGCTCGTCATGACGCTCGAGATGGGCAAGCCGCTCGCCGAGTCGCACGCCGAGGTCGCCTACGCGGCGGACTACCTCCGATGGTTCTCGGAGGAGGCGGTGCGAATCAACGGCCGCTGGAGCGTCGCACCCGACGGGGCGTCGCGCATCTGGACGATGCGGAAGCCGGTCGGGCCGGCGCTGCTCGTGACGCCCTGGAACTTCCCGCTCGCGATGGGCACCCGCAAGCTCGGCCCGGCGCTCGCCGCCGGTTGCACGGCGATCGTCAAGCCCGCCAAGCAGACCCCGCTGTCCATGCTCGCGCTCGGTGCGCTGCTGCTCGAGGCGGGGCTTCCGGCAGACGTCGTCTCGATCGTCACGACGCGCGACTCGCGCAGCGTGGTGGCTCGGTTGATGGGGGACGCTCGCCTGCGCAAGCTCTCCTTCACGGGATCCACCGAGGTCGGGCGCGAGCTCGTGCGGCAGTCCGCCGAGCGGATGCTGCGTCTCTCCCTCGAACTCGGCGGCAACGGGCCCTTCATCGTCTTCGACGACGCCGACCTCGATGTCGCCGTGGAGGCCGCGATGCGTGCGAAGCTGCGCAACAACGGCGAGGCGTGCACGGCGGCCAATCGGATCTTCGTCCAGGAGGGTGTGCGCGCGCAGTTCGTGGACCGCCTCGTGGAGGCGTTCGCGGGCGTACGGATCGGCCGCGGCACCGAGCCCGGGGTGGGCATCGGCCCCCTCATCGACACGGCGGCGGTGGCGAAGGTCGAGGAGCTCGTCGGCGCCGCGACCTCGGCGGGCGCGGTCGTGCGCTTCCGAGGCGAGATCCCGCGAGGGGCCGGAAGCTACTACCCGCACACCGTCGTCGACGCGGTTCCCCACGACTCGCGGCTCGTGACGGAGGAGATCTTCGGCCCGGTCGCCCCGGTCGTCGGCTTCTCGGACGAGGATGAGGTCCTCAGCTGGGCGAACTCCTCCGAATACGGTCTCGCCTCCTATGTCTTCACGCGCGACCTGGACCGGGCGGTCCGGGTGGCGGAGCGCCTCGAGACCGGCATGATCGGGCTCAACCGCGGGGTGCTCTCCAACGTCGCGGCGCCCTTCGGCGGCTGGAAGTCGAGCGGGTACGGACGCGAGGGCGGCTCCGAGGGCATCGAGGAGTATCTGGAGACGAGCTACATCGCGCTCGACGCGGGCCGACTCGGCTGA
- a CDS encoding NAD(P)-dependent oxidoreductase, whose translation MTDIGFIGLGNMGGRMTRRLVDAGTRVRGFDPQPGAAEAAGADPAPSAAELAAGSDIVFLSLPDSHVVEAVVLGDDGVLAAARAGTVIVDLSTSAPASTRRLHDLAWERRVGYLDAGISGGAAAAEAGTLTLMVGGELEELEKVRDAMSPFASNVFHVGGPGAGHTTKLLNNFLNAIALSATAEVMVAAKKAGLDLATVLDVFNKSSGVNFATLNRFPKIITGDYLKGGLTNTLMMKDVVLYTELLSELGVAALNAPAPLAAFGLARQLGYADQISNTVVDAIGDVSGGIRLHDPEEGE comes from the coding sequence ATGACCGACATCGGATTCATCGGCCTCGGCAACATGGGCGGACGGATGACGCGCCGCCTCGTCGACGCCGGCACACGTGTGCGGGGGTTCGACCCGCAGCCGGGCGCCGCGGAGGCGGCGGGCGCGGACCCGGCGCCCTCCGCCGCGGAGCTCGCCGCGGGAAGCGACATCGTGTTCCTCTCGCTGCCCGACAGTCACGTCGTCGAGGCGGTCGTGCTCGGCGACGACGGCGTGCTCGCCGCGGCGCGCGCGGGCACCGTCATCGTCGACCTGAGCACCTCGGCACCCGCATCCACGCGCCGACTGCACGACCTGGCCTGGGAACGCCGCGTCGGCTACCTCGACGCGGGGATCTCGGGCGGGGCCGCCGCCGCGGAGGCGGGGACGCTCACCCTCATGGTCGGCGGCGAGCTCGAGGAGCTCGAGAAGGTGCGGGATGCGATGTCGCCCTTCGCGAGCAACGTCTTCCACGTCGGCGGGCCGGGCGCCGGGCACACCACGAAGCTGCTCAACAACTTCCTCAACGCGATCGCCCTGTCGGCGACCGCCGAGGTGATGGTGGCGGCCAAGAAGGCGGGACTCGACCTCGCCACGGTGCTCGACGTCTTCAACAAGAGCTCCGGCGTGAACTTCGCGACCCTGAACCGGTTCCCGAAGATCATCACGGGCGACTACCTCAAGGGCGGGCTCACCAACACGCTCATGATGAAGGACGTCGTGCTCTACACCGAGCTGCTCTCGGAACTCGGCGTCGCGGCGCTCAACGCGCCGGCGCCGCTCGCCGCCTTCGGGCTGGCCCGCCAGCTCGGCTACGCCGACCAGATCAGCAACACCGTCGTCGACGCGATCGGCGACGTCTCCGGCGGCATCCGCCTGCACGACCCCGAGGAGGGCGAATGA
- the pcaC gene encoding 4-carboxymuconolactone decarboxylase: MTTETTHQETFERGMAVRRAVLGDAHVERSLAQVSEFSKPIQELVTEYCWGEIWSRDGLPRATRSLINIAMLTALNRSHELAVHVRGALNNGVTEQEIQEVLLQTAIYVGVPASLESFRVAERVIQEMRQ, encoded by the coding sequence ATGACCACTGAGACCACCCACCAGGAGACCTTCGAACGCGGCATGGCCGTGCGGCGTGCGGTGCTGGGCGACGCCCACGTCGAGCGCTCGCTCGCCCAGGTCTCCGAGTTCTCCAAGCCCATCCAGGAGCTCGTGACCGAGTACTGCTGGGGCGAGATCTGGAGCCGCGACGGTCTGCCGCGTGCGACGCGCAGCCTCATCAACATCGCGATGCTGACGGCGCTCAACCGTTCGCACGAGCTGGCCGTCCACGTCCGCGGCGCCCTCAACAACGGGGTCACCGAGCAGGAGATCCAGGAGGTCCTCCTGCAGACCGCGATCTACGTCGGCGTGCCGGCGTCGCTCGAGTCGTTCCGCGTGGCGGAGCGGGTCATCCAGGAGATGCGCCAGTGA
- a CDS encoding SDR family NAD(P)-dependent oxidoreductase → MSGRFDGCVAVVTGAGSGLGRASARRLGAEGARVVLVDVDEDAATRVAETIAGETLVVRADVAEEAQVEDYLRRAVERFGRIDLHHLNAGIFGAFIPLPELPLAEFERVMAVNVRGQFLGLRGAFRQFSTQGSAGSIVLTASIASLTGAADLLAYHTSKHAVTGLVHGAAVYGGPLGIRVNAVAPGIVPTELFASAADDSGGKNDMTRRASTTPLRRAGTPEEIAGVVAFLLSEDAGYVTGQLVSADGGATIVNTVRPSGGAGAWDTRAVDEPLYRNSGNWSGA, encoded by the coding sequence ATGAGCGGGCGGTTCGACGGATGCGTGGCCGTCGTCACCGGTGCGGGCAGTGGTCTCGGACGCGCCTCGGCCCGGAGGCTCGGCGCGGAGGGAGCACGCGTCGTGCTCGTCGACGTCGACGAGGATGCCGCGACCCGGGTCGCGGAGACGATCGCGGGCGAGACCCTCGTCGTGCGCGCCGACGTCGCCGAGGAGGCGCAGGTCGAGGACTACCTGCGCCGGGCCGTCGAGCGCTTCGGGCGCATCGACCTGCACCACCTCAACGCCGGCATCTTCGGCGCGTTCATCCCGTTGCCGGAGCTGCCGCTCGCGGAGTTCGAGCGCGTCATGGCGGTCAACGTGCGCGGCCAGTTCCTCGGCCTCCGAGGCGCGTTCCGGCAGTTCTCGACGCAGGGGAGCGCCGGCTCGATCGTGCTCACCGCCTCCATCGCGAGCCTGACCGGAGCCGCCGACCTGCTCGCGTACCACACCTCCAAGCACGCGGTCACGGGTCTCGTGCACGGGGCGGCCGTCTACGGCGGTCCGCTCGGCATCCGCGTCAACGCGGTCGCACCCGGCATCGTGCCGACGGAGCTGTTCGCGAGCGCGGCCGACGACTCGGGAGGCAAGAACGACATGACTCGGCGCGCCTCGACGACCCCGCTGCGGCGGGCGGGCACCCCCGAGGAGATCGCGGGCGTCGTCGCGTTCCTCCTGAGCGAGGACGCCGGGTACGTCACCGGCCAGCTCGTGAGCGCGGACGGCGGCGCGACGATCGTCAACACCGTGCGGCCATCGGGTGGCGCGGGCGCATGGGACACCCGGGCGGTCGACGAGCCGCTCTATCGGAACAGCGGGAACTGGAGCGGAGCATGA
- a CDS encoding N-acyl homoserine lactonase family protein yields MSDDTYEVIIVRYGTRETTRGEVFLNYPLYHEPDGPIRMDYFVWVVRNEARTILVDTGFSAAGGARRNRTTVVPPLEAWARLGITPETAPEILLTHAHYDHTGHVADFPASRIRMARAELEFWTGPHAHRAQFHHSAEDEEIAALVAADGDGRIDLFEDEVDVAPGIRMLRVGGHTPGQSVVIVQTSEGPVLLASDAVHYLEEYEADLPFMSVANLVDMYAGFDRIRELLDDGTVRHLVPGHDPGTLDGFAALGAPLAGDAAVIGRRA; encoded by the coding sequence ATGAGCGACGACACGTACGAGGTCATCATCGTGCGCTACGGCACGCGTGAGACGACCCGCGGCGAGGTGTTCCTCAACTACCCGCTCTATCACGAGCCCGATGGGCCCATCCGGATGGACTACTTCGTCTGGGTGGTGCGCAACGAGGCGCGCACGATCCTCGTGGACACGGGCTTCTCGGCGGCCGGTGGGGCGCGCCGGAACCGCACGACGGTCGTGCCGCCACTCGAGGCGTGGGCACGGCTCGGCATCACCCCCGAGACGGCTCCGGAGATCCTCCTCACGCACGCGCACTACGACCACACGGGTCACGTGGCCGACTTCCCGGCGTCCCGCATCCGGATGGCGCGCGCCGAACTCGAGTTCTGGACGGGGCCGCATGCCCACCGTGCCCAGTTCCACCACTCGGCCGAGGACGAGGAGATCGCGGCGCTCGTCGCCGCCGACGGCGACGGCCGCATCGACCTCTTCGAGGACGAGGTCGACGTCGCCCCCGGCATCCGGATGCTGCGGGTGGGCGGTCACACCCCCGGCCAGTCGGTCGTGATCGTGCAGACCTCCGAGGGACCCGTGCTGCTCGCCTCCGACGCGGTGCACTACCTGGAGGAGTACGAGGCGGACCTGCCGTTCATGTCGGTCGCGAACCTCGTCGACATGTACGCGGGTTTCGACCGCATCCGAGAGCTGCTCGACGACGGGACCGTGAGGCACCTCGTGCCGGGGCACGACCCGGGCACCCTCGACGGTTTCGCCGCCCTCGGCGCCCCGCTCGCGGGCGACGCCGCCGTCATCGGGAGGCGCGCATGA
- a CDS encoding carboxymuconolactone decarboxylase family protein encodes MTLTPKQQEIKDRYIAARGSWGAPWDTVLAVDPDFVAAYLDMYQVPWTKNELSDKFKELCYLAWNAAATHLHEPGIRAHMRRAIEFGATPAEIVEVLELAATLGIHTMNIGVPLLVEVLEERGRTGPAPLDARREELKAEFTRVRGYWHDFWNEMLELDPEMFGAYTEFSSVPWRTGALTPAEKELIYISYDIAATHLYVPGTKLHIRNALNHGATVGQILEVMEISSVLGIHAVTVGVPIMVEELSAAGKEVPR; translated from the coding sequence ATGACGCTCACCCCGAAACAGCAGGAGATCAAGGACCGGTACATCGCCGCGCGCGGCAGTTGGGGAGCGCCGTGGGACACCGTGCTCGCCGTCGACCCGGACTTCGTCGCCGCCTACCTGGACATGTATCAGGTGCCCTGGACGAAGAACGAGCTGAGCGACAAGTTCAAGGAGCTCTGCTATCTCGCCTGGAACGCCGCGGCGACGCACCTTCACGAGCCGGGGATCCGCGCCCACATGCGGCGGGCGATCGAGTTCGGCGCGACGCCCGCCGAGATCGTCGAGGTGCTCGAGCTCGCCGCGACCCTCGGCATCCACACCATGAACATCGGCGTCCCCCTGCTCGTCGAGGTGCTCGAGGAGCGCGGGCGCACGGGACCCGCGCCGCTCGATGCGCGGCGGGAGGAGCTCAAGGCCGAGTTCACGCGGGTGCGTGGCTACTGGCACGACTTCTGGAACGAGATGCTCGAACTCGACCCCGAGATGTTCGGCGCCTACACCGAGTTCTCGTCGGTCCCGTGGCGTACGGGAGCGCTCACGCCCGCCGAGAAGGAGCTCATCTACATCTCCTACGACATCGCGGCGACGCACCTCTACGTGCCCGGGACGAAGCTCCACATCCGCAACGCGCTCAACCACGGTGCGACGGTGGGGCAGATCCTCGAGGTCATGGAGATCTCGAGCGTGCTGGGCATCCACGCCGTGACCGTCGGCGTGCCGATCATGGTCGAGGAGCTCTCGGCCGCCGGGAAGGAGGTTCCCCGGTGA
- a CDS encoding cupin domain-containing protein produces MIIRHANESRVAPGKASNFTGDAVGDSVLPATDGVIINTVTFAPGARTHWHHHEHGQILRVDAGYGLICTHGRSPEPIRTGDWIWIPPGERHWHGAAPDSFLTHTAISLGSTVWSDEVTPAEYEATPSEKKDTTDDH; encoded by the coding sequence ATGATCATCCGTCACGCCAACGAGAGCCGCGTCGCGCCCGGTAAGGCATCCAACTTCACGGGCGACGCCGTAGGCGACTCGGTGCTGCCCGCGACCGACGGGGTGATCATCAACACGGTCACCTTCGCCCCGGGCGCCCGCACCCACTGGCACCACCATGAGCACGGGCAGATCCTCCGGGTGGATGCCGGCTACGGGCTCATCTGCACCCACGGTCGATCCCCCGAGCCCATCCGGACGGGCGACTGGATCTGGATCCCCCCGGGCGAGCGGCATTGGCACGGCGCAGCCCCCGACAGCTTCCTCACCCACACCGCGATCTCACTCGGATCGACGGTGTGGTCGGACGAGGTAACCCCCGCCGAATACGAGGCGACACCCAGCGAGAAGAAGGACACCACCGATGACCACTGA
- a CDS encoding aspartate aminotransferase family protein, which produces MTENALSAQTDEELQRKAKDHLWMHFARQSVLEEHGAPIIVKGDGHHIWDSRGKKYFDGLSGLFVVNAGHGRRRLAEVAAKQAEELAFFPLWSYAHPAAIELADRLADHAPGDLDRVFFTTGGGEAVETAFKLAKYYWKLQGRPTKHKVISRYVAYHGTPQGALAITGIPAMKEMFEPVTPGGFRVPNTNFYRAAEMGYEGQSIEGFGQWAANRIEEMIVFEGPETVAAVFLEPVQNSGGCFPPPPGYFQRVREICDKYDVLLVADEVITGFGRIGDMFASTTYDIRPDMITCAKGMTSGYSPIGACIVSDRLYEPFRHGTTAFYHGYTFGGHPVSSAVALENLAIFEEEGLVERVKQNSPVFRATLEKLLDLPIVGDVRGDGYFFGIELVKDKTTRETFDDDESERLLRGFLSKALFDAGLYCRADDRGDPVVQLAPPLTIGPAEFDEIEGILRSVLTEAWSRL; this is translated from the coding sequence ATGACCGAGAACGCCCTGAGCGCGCAGACCGACGAGGAGCTGCAGCGCAAGGCCAAGGACCACCTCTGGATGCACTTCGCACGCCAGTCGGTGCTCGAGGAGCACGGGGCCCCCATCATCGTGAAGGGCGACGGCCACCACATCTGGGACTCGCGGGGGAAGAAGTACTTCGACGGGCTCTCCGGCCTGTTCGTCGTGAACGCCGGACACGGCAGGCGCCGGCTCGCGGAGGTCGCGGCCAAGCAGGCGGAGGAGCTCGCCTTCTTCCCGCTGTGGTCGTACGCGCACCCCGCCGCGATCGAGCTCGCCGACCGGCTCGCCGACCACGCGCCCGGCGACCTCGACCGGGTGTTCTTCACCACGGGCGGCGGCGAGGCCGTCGAGACGGCCTTCAAGCTCGCCAAGTACTACTGGAAGCTGCAGGGGCGTCCCACCAAGCACAAGGTCATCTCGCGCTACGTCGCGTACCACGGCACCCCGCAGGGCGCGCTCGCCATCACCGGCATCCCGGCGATGAAGGAGATGTTCGAGCCCGTCACGCCGGGCGGCTTCCGGGTGCCGAACACCAACTTCTACCGCGCCGCCGAGATGGGCTACGAGGGCCAGAGCATCGAGGGCTTCGGGCAGTGGGCGGCGAACCGCATCGAGGAGATGATCGTGTTCGAGGGCCCCGAGACGGTCGCGGCCGTCTTCCTCGAGCCCGTGCAGAACTCCGGCGGATGCTTCCCGCCGCCCCCCGGCTACTTCCAGCGGGTGCGCGAGATCTGCGACAAGTACGACGTGCTGCTCGTGGCCGACGAGGTCATCACGGGCTTCGGCCGCATCGGCGACATGTTCGCGTCGACGACGTACGACATCCGCCCCGACATGATCACGTGCGCGAAGGGCATGACGAGCGGGTACTCCCCCATCGGCGCGTGCATCGTGAGCGACCGGCTCTATGAGCCGTTCCGCCACGGCACGACGGCGTTCTACCACGGCTACACCTTCGGAGGTCACCCGGTCTCGAGCGCGGTCGCCCTCGAGAACCTCGCGATCTTCGAGGAGGAGGGGCTCGTCGAGCGGGTCAAGCAGAACTCGCCCGTCTTCCGCGCGACGCTCGAGAAGCTGCTCGACCTGCCGATCGTCGGCGACGTGCGCGGCGACGGCTACTTCTTCGGCATCGAGCTCGTGAAGGACAAGACGACCCGCGAGACCTTCGACGACGACGAGTCGGAGCGCCTGCTGCGCGGCTTCCTCTCGAAGGCCCTGTTCGACGCGGGCCTCTACTGCCGCGCCGACGACCGCGGCGACCCCGTCGTGCAGCTGGCTCCCCCCCTCACGATCGGGCCCGCCGAGTTCGACGAGATCGAGGGGATCCTCCGCTCGGTGCTCACCGAGGCCTGGTCCCGCCTCTGA
- a CDS encoding GntR family transcriptional regulator, translated as MARENSLAESWNAQPIGRVAAPLREQVLASLRQAILDFHLKPGQRLVERELMEQLGVSRTTVREALRELTSEGLVTVVPQRGAVVATPTPDDALDLYEVRAALESLVVQRFIERASDEQVRRLEQAVQGFADASIRTADIRQILAAKDKFYVVLIEGANSTALQQLLEGIQARVQVLRATSLSEEGRTFAAVRELQGIVDAIKERDAELAARRTTEHIRAASVTALHHIRSGD; from the coding sequence ATGGCGCGCGAGAACTCCCTGGCGGAATCCTGGAACGCCCAGCCCATCGGGCGGGTGGCCGCCCCTCTGCGCGAGCAGGTGCTGGCATCGCTGCGCCAGGCGATCCTCGACTTCCACCTCAAGCCCGGTCAGCGACTCGTCGAACGCGAGTTGATGGAGCAGCTCGGCGTCTCCCGTACGACGGTGCGTGAGGCCCTGCGCGAACTCACCTCGGAGGGTCTCGTGACGGTCGTGCCCCAGCGGGGAGCCGTCGTGGCGACGCCCACCCCCGACGACGCGCTCGACCTCTACGAGGTGCGCGCCGCGCTGGAGTCGCTCGTCGTGCAACGCTTCATCGAACGCGCGAGCGACGAGCAGGTGCGGCGACTCGAGCAGGCCGTACAGGGGTTCGCCGATGCGTCGATCCGCACCGCCGACATCCGGCAGATCCTCGCGGCCAAGGACAAGTTCTACGTCGTGCTCATCGAGGGGGCGAACAGCACCGCGCTGCAGCAGCTGCTCGAGGGCATCCAGGCCCGCGTGCAGGTGCTGCGCGCGACGTCGCTCTCGGAGGAGGGGCGCACCTTCGCCGCGGTCCGGGAGCTGCAGGGGATCGTCGACGCCATCAAGGAGCGCGATGCCGAGCTCGCCGCGCGCCGCACCACCGAGCACATCCGGGCGGCGTCCGTGACCGCCCTGCACCACATCCGCTCCGGCGACTGA
- a CDS encoding NAD(P)-dependent oxidoreductase: MSDGPASTVPVGFVGLGNMGAPMSRRLVAAGHRVRGFDVSEETRRALAEAGGEPAGSLAEAASDAGLLILMLPDSRVVEQVIGDEGLLAALVPGSIVVDMSSSEPAATRALAARLDARGVELVDAPVSGGVKGAVAGSLTIMVGGSNTAVARVRPVLEELGTVVHAGPVGSGHAIKALNNLLSATHLWITAEAMAVGQRFGLDPEVMLSIFNSSSGRSGSTENKWPNFVLTGRYDSGFGLRLMLKDMRIAVGLADQLGAPSALGADAVELWARAAEGLPERADHTEVAKWVQARGGA, encoded by the coding sequence GTGAGCGATGGGCCCGCGAGCACCGTCCCCGTCGGCTTCGTCGGGCTCGGGAACATGGGTGCGCCCATGTCCCGCCGCCTCGTCGCGGCCGGCCACCGGGTGCGCGGCTTCGATGTCTCCGAGGAAACCCGCAGAGCGCTCGCGGAGGCGGGAGGCGAACCGGCGGGATCGCTCGCCGAGGCGGCCTCCGACGCAGGACTGCTCATCCTCATGCTCCCGGACTCGCGCGTGGTCGAGCAGGTGATCGGCGACGAGGGCCTGCTCGCGGCGCTCGTGCCCGGCTCGATCGTGGTCGACATGAGCTCGTCGGAGCCGGCGGCGACGCGCGCCCTCGCGGCGCGCCTCGACGCCCGGGGGGTGGAGCTCGTCGATGCGCCCGTCTCGGGCGGGGTGAAGGGGGCCGTCGCGGGGAGTCTCACGATCATGGTCGGCGGATCGAACACCGCCGTCGCGCGCGTGCGTCCGGTGCTCGAGGAGCTCGGCACGGTCGTGCACGCGGGTCCCGTGGGGTCGGGGCATGCCATCAAGGCGCTCAACAACCTCCTGTCGGCGACCCATCTGTGGATCACCGCCGAGGCGATGGCGGTGGGGCAGCGCTTCGGTCTCGACCCCGAGGTCATGCTGTCGATCTTCAACAGCTCGAGCGGACGCAGCGGTTCGACCGAGAACAAGTGGCCGAACTTCGTGCTCACGGGACGCTACGACTCCGGATTCGGTCTGCGGCTCATGCTCAAGGACATGCGCATCGCGGTGGGTCTCGCCGATCAGCTCGGTGCACCGAGTGCGCTCGGGGCCGATGCGGTCGAGCTGTGGGCGCGCGCGGCAGAGGGACTCCCGGAACGCGCCGACCACACCGAGGTGGCGAAGTGGGTTCAGGCGAGGGGAGGGGCCTAA
- a CDS encoding Lrp/AsnC family transcriptional regulator, translating into MAARSRPIALDDVSKAIIEQLQEDGRRSYAEIGKAVGLSEAAVRQRVQKLTESGVMQVVAVTDPMQLGFYRQAMVGIRVTGDSTVVAERLAEIPAVDYVVLTAGSFDLLAEVVCENDDDLIELLNRRIRSIEGVQATETFVYLKLQKQLYNWGTR; encoded by the coding sequence ATGGCCGCCCGCAGTCGCCCGATCGCCCTCGACGATGTGTCGAAGGCCATCATCGAGCAGTTGCAGGAGGACGGCCGCCGCTCCTACGCCGAGATCGGCAAGGCCGTCGGGCTCTCCGAGGCGGCTGTCCGGCAGCGCGTCCAGAAGCTCACCGAGTCCGGTGTCATGCAGGTTGTCGCGGTGACCGACCCCATGCAGCTCGGCTTCTACCGGCAGGCGATGGTCGGCATCCGGGTGACGGGCGACAGCACGGTCGTGGCCGAGCGCCTCGCCGAGATCCCGGCCGTCGACTACGTCGTGCTCACCGCGGGCAGCTTCGACCTGCTCGCCGAGGTGGTGTGCGAGAACGACGACGACCTCATCGAGCTGCTGAACCGCCGCATCCGCTCCATCGAGGGCGTGCAGGCGACCGAGACCTTCGTCTATCTGAAGCTGCAGAAGCAGCTCTACAACTGGGGAACCAGGTGA